The Verrucomicrobiales bacterium genome has a window encoding:
- a CDS encoding AMP-binding protein, producing MLDVVTPGSGSIPELLKRNCDRLGTRPALAGESGFSLSHRDLWHRVESVGEALNRAGIGRGDCVALVMPAGPELAVAFLALASATTVAPLNPAYQEGDFTFYLEDLKASALVVSAGWDSAARRAAMALGVPVLEWQGGGSGDLRIANGRDAQLATEKTGLALVDDVALVLHTSGTTSRPKIVPLTHRNLTASAAHIVETLQLAESDLCLNAMPLFHIHGLVAGVLASLAAGGCAVCSPAFDARQFLGWLERWEPSWFTAVPTMHQAILTEVQRLEAKPTRGKLRFIRSSSAALPPSVMAGLEEIFEVPVVESYGMTEAAHQMASNPLPPRVRKPGTVGLPAGPEVAILDEKGARLSHGAVGEVAIRGANVTLGYANNPDANAAAFCDGWLRTGDQGYLDADGYLTITGRLKELINRGGEKIAPREIDEQLLAHPGVSQAVAFAIPHSSLGEDIAALVVPRIGSSVSEAALRGFLLDRLPAFKVPSRILLRSDIPKGPTGKVQRITLASLLRAELHVPYEPPTTDMERRVVAIFAEVLAVESLGRNDNFFSRGGDSLRATQVLSRLQSVLGLELPVPLIFRLPFVSLFAARLEEMVAEKEINELAEAMKGLTADEQKRLLNGAS from the coding sequence ATGTTAGATGTTGTTACTCCTGGCTCCGGGTCGATTCCTGAGCTTTTAAAGCGCAACTGCGATCGTCTTGGAACGCGACCGGCTCTTGCGGGCGAAAGCGGCTTTTCGCTGTCGCATCGAGATCTCTGGCATCGGGTCGAGAGTGTGGGCGAGGCTCTGAACCGCGCCGGGATCGGTCGCGGCGATTGTGTGGCGTTGGTCATGCCCGCCGGCCCTGAACTGGCCGTTGCGTTTTTGGCCCTCGCTTCAGCGACCACGGTTGCCCCCCTGAATCCCGCTTATCAAGAGGGAGATTTCACCTTCTATCTGGAGGATTTGAAGGCGAGTGCGTTGGTGGTATCCGCCGGCTGGGACTCGGCGGCTCGTCGAGCTGCGATGGCGCTAGGGGTGCCTGTGTTGGAATGGCAGGGGGGCGGCAGCGGCGATCTCCGCATCGCAAACGGACGTGACGCACAGTTGGCGACAGAGAAAACCGGGCTGGCTTTGGTCGATGACGTCGCCTTGGTGCTCCACACCTCCGGAACGACTTCGCGCCCTAAGATCGTCCCGCTCACGCATCGCAATCTGACGGCTTCGGCCGCTCACATCGTCGAAACCCTACAACTCGCAGAGTCCGATCTCTGTCTCAATGCGATGCCCCTGTTTCATATTCACGGGCTGGTCGCGGGAGTTCTTGCGTCTCTGGCAGCAGGGGGATGTGCCGTTTGCAGTCCGGCTTTCGATGCACGGCAATTCCTGGGCTGGCTGGAACGTTGGGAACCGTCGTGGTTCACCGCCGTCCCGACCATGCATCAAGCCATCTTAACGGAGGTGCAACGCTTGGAAGCCAAACCTACGCGGGGGAAGCTACGATTCATTCGATCCTCCTCGGCAGCACTTCCTCCCTCGGTCATGGCCGGCTTGGAGGAGATCTTCGAAGTTCCGGTGGTGGAATCGTATGGCATGACCGAGGCGGCGCATCAGATGGCCAGCAATCCGCTTCCGCCTCGGGTTCGCAAACCTGGCACCGTTGGCCTGCCAGCAGGTCCTGAGGTCGCGATTTTAGATGAGAAAGGCGCTCGACTAAGCCACGGTGCGGTCGGAGAGGTGGCGATCCGGGGAGCGAATGTGACCCTGGGGTATGCCAACAATCCGGATGCCAATGCAGCCGCTTTCTGTGATGGCTGGTTGCGCACCGGAGACCAGGGATATCTGGATGCGGATGGTTACCTGACGATCACCGGGCGGCTTAAGGAGTTGATCAATCGGGGCGGTGAAAAGATCGCGCCGCGTGAAATCGACGAACAGCTGTTGGCGCATCCGGGCGTGAGCCAGGCCGTGGCTTTTGCCATCCCGCATTCGTCGCTCGGGGAGGATATCGCTGCCTTGGTGGTGCCGAGGATTGGGAGCTCTGTCAGCGAGGCCGCGCTGCGCGGATTCCTGCTGGACCGGCTGCCAGCCTTCAAGGTTCCGAGCCGGATCCTCCTCCGGTCCGACATTCCCAAGGGGCCGACGGGCAAGGTCCAGAGAATCACGTTGGCTTCTCTTCTGCGCGCGGAGCTTCACGTGCCGTATGAGCCTCCCACGACCGACATGGAGCGGCGGGTGGTCGCGATCTTTGCCGAAGTCTTGGCGGTTGAGAGCCTGGGGCGGAACGATAATTTCTTTAGCCGCGGTGGCGATTCGTTGCGGGCGACGCAGGTGTTGAGTCGGCTGCAGTCCGTGTTGGGCCTGGAACTGCCCGTTCCGCTCATCTTCCGACTTCCGTTCGTGAGCTTGTTCGCTGCCCGCTTGGAAGAGATGGTAGCCGAGAAGGAGATTAACGAGCTGGCCGAAGCGATGAAGGGTCTCACCGCGGACGAGCAGAAGCGCTTACTCAACGGAGCATCATGA